The DNA region AAGTCACTCACGTTTTCTTTGGACCGAATGAAGCGGCTATTTTGACCGTCGCGGACACGTCCGTTGTCGTGACGGTTCCGGCCGGAACCGCCGGAGCCGCGGATGTAACGCTCGAGAACGATGCTGGGGATAGCGTAATCTTTACCGGTGCGTTTACGTATACTGCGACGACAAATTGCACCAACGGACCGCAGGTCGATCCGCTGCCCGCATTGGCGGGGACAAACGGGGATGCCGTTGAAATCCGCGGAAAGAATTTCGTCATAGATCTTTCTCACTCCACGACAGTCTCGATCGGAGGTGAGCTCGCAGATCTGGCGTTTGCCGGGCGGATCAGTTCGACGGACATCATCGTGAAAGTCCCGAACCTGGATTCAAAATGCCCGGCGCCCGTATGTTCGGTGGATCTGGTGGTCGTCAATCCGGATGGTTGCCAGGCCGTGCTGGCCGGCGGCTTTTCGTATATTCGGAGCGACACTGACGGCGACGGATTGAGCGATATCGAAGAGCAATCCTGTCAGTCAGATCCGCTTCAGATGGATACGGATGGTGACTGCCCGCAAGGTGCTGACCCGAAATTATGTGCCACGAACGACTACTATGAGTGCACTTATGCCGACCCGAACCATATCGACGCCAATGGAAAACCCATTCATCTGGATGCCCGGAAATGGGACACCGACGGCGATAATTTGAGCGACTACAACGAGATCGTGCTCTGGGCAGCCGATCCGCTGGATCCCGACACGGATTGCGACATGAACCCGGACGGCGAGGAAGTCCAACCGTCTGATCCGCTGGTTACTCCCACATCGCCCACTGTGGCCGATCCCGCTATCGCATACAAGGGTAACTTGGATACAGCAACCGGAGGTTACAATTGTAACGAGATCGGTGCGGACGTCATGACCCTACTGGTGTCCGCTATGAACCCCCGTGCCCTCGACCCGCCCCATGAGTGCAAAGTCGAATCAATCATAATCCGAGGAAAATCGTACGGTACCTACTCCCACTTTTCTGTCTACGATAATCTGCTTACGTGGAGCGGTGACAGTTGGTACCCGGGTAACGGGGTAATGTACGATAGGATCATAGCCAATCCGCACACGGACCTATGGATCCCGGCCGGCGTCACGGGCCTTACCATCAATGGCTTTAGCGGCGACTATCCTTACATTTGCCGG from Bdellovibrionota bacterium includes:
- a CDS encoding IPT/TIG domain-containing protein translates to MALFSGCSSAGKTTGIPFQDKVVVTNIDPSAGAGGVVVAINGSGFSEVTHVFFGPNEAAILTVADTSVVVTVPAGTAGAADVTLENDAGDSVIFTGAFTYTATTNCTNGPQVDPLPALAGTNGDAVEIRGKNFVIDLSHSTTVSIGGELADLAFAGRISSTDIIVKVPNLDSKCPAPVCSVDLVVVNPDGCQAVLAGGFSYIRSDTDGDGLSDIEEQSCQSDPLQMDTDGDCPQGADPKLCATNDYYECTYADPNHIDANGKPIHLDARKWDTDGDNLSDYNEIVLWAADPLDPDTDCDMNPDGEEVQPSDPLVTPTSPTVADPAIAYKGNLDTATGGYNCNEIGADVMTLLVSAMNPRALDPPHECKVESIIIRGKSYGTYSHFSVYDNLLTWSGDSWYPGNGVMYDRIIANPHTDLWIPAGVTGLTINGFSGDYPYICRISFLYRRAY